In a single window of the Centropristis striata isolate RG_2023a ecotype Rhode Island chromosome 18, C.striata_1.0, whole genome shotgun sequence genome:
- the LOC131991501 gene encoding trace amine-associated receptor 1-like, with the protein MTVNGTYSVIDTHPCYVSDNTRYVFTSNPSIICVLLYIFLGLLSFATVCGNLLVIISVIYFKQLHTPTNYLILSLAVADLFVGVLVCPFSMAFTVTFCRYNAALFCKVRGSIDVTLSTTSILNLCCISIDRYYAICQPLIYKTKINDRVSGIMILLSWAIAAVVGISVMVASFYRGKCGKGCLIDAVLETVMSCVFCFYIPVIVMLTIYLKIFIVARKQAFSIHNTTCQSTKSGAVVSKMERKATKTLAIVMGAFLLCWTPFFFSLTFLSFIRGSVPLSAIETLNWITLSNSMLNPFIYAFFYSWFRAAFKMIISGKIFQGDISNSKLL; encoded by the coding sequence ATGACTGTCAACGGGACTTACAGTGTTATTGACACACATCCCTGCTATGTATCAGATAATACAAGATATGTATTTACAAGCAACCCCTCCATTATATgcgtattattatatatttttcttggtTTATTGTCTTTTGCCACAGTGTGTGGAAACCTTCTTGTAATAATCTCTGTCATTTATTTCAAACAGCTCCACACTCCTACTAACTACCTTATTCTCTCTCTGGCTGTGGCTGACTTGTTTGTTGGAGTTTTAGTGTGCCCATTCAGCATGGCATTCACTGTAACCTTTTGTCGATACAATGCCGCTTTATTTTGTAAAGTACGAGGAAGCATTGATGTCACACTGAGCACAACTTCAATTTTGAACTTGTGCTGTATTTCTATTGATAGATATTATGCAATATGTCAGCCTCTCATATATAAAACTAAGATAAATGATCGTGTTAGTGGGATTATGATCCTGCTGAGCTGGGCaattgctgctgttgttggaatCAGCGTCATGGTAGCAAGTTTTTATCGAGGAAAATGTGGAAAAGGTTGTTTAATTGATGCTGTATTAGAAACCGTTATGTCATGCGTTTTCTGCTTTTATATCCCAGTCATTGTAATGCTTACTATCTACCTAAAAATTTTCATTGTTGCACGAAAACAGGCATTTAGCATCCACAACACGACCTGTCAGAGCACAAAGTCTGGAGCAGTTGTCAGTAAGATGGAGAGAAAGGCCACCAAGACTCTGGCTATAGTTATGGGAGCGTTTCTCTTATGTTGgactcctttctttttttcattgacatttctttcttttatcaGGGGTTCAGTGCCACTCTCTGCGATTGAAACACTTAACTGGATAACACTGTCAAACTCGATGCTCAATCCGTTCATTTATGCTTTCTTTTACAGCTGGTTCAGGGCAGCTTTTAAAATGATCATCTCAGGAAAAATATTTCAAGGGGATATTTCTAACTCAAAGCTCCTTTGA
- the LOC131991502 gene encoding trace amine-associated receptor 1-like: MTSPTENCSQSRPGSRNVKPDVLSRLFDPEPVAKEPEPILPLSCVVGAVIHWAHTSPLFCHPGVRRTMFAISRRFWWPSMEPEVREYVEACSVCARNKSSTGSRMGLLQPLPIPSRPWSEISLDFVTGLPVSQVTRSYLLCIFVGSLSVLIMCGNLLVIISIIYFKQLHTPTNYLILSLAVADLLVGIVVMPFSIILTVTSCWYLEDLLYRYYAVCQPLSYRTKMNVGVIVVMILLSWTVSALLGIGITLQGLNEGQSNRCVLFQHTSSVIKGTFFAFYLPAIIMFSIYLKIFIVAQRQARSIQNTTCQRKSKRERKATKTLAVVIGVFLICWTPFILCITFYPLSNYTIPVPLIETFKWLGWSNSMLNPFVYGFFYSWFRSSLRIIISGKIFQGDFTNSKLF; the protein is encoded by the exons ATGACGTCGCCAACAGAGAACTGCTCGCAGTCAAG GCCGGGGTCCCGGAACGTTAAGCCAGACGTCCTATCTCGACTCTTTGACCCCGAGCCTGTAGCCAAGGAGCCTGAACCCATCCTCCCACTGTCCTGTGTGGTTGGAGCG GTGATCCATTGGGCTCACACCTCGCCGCTTTTCTGTCATCCGGGAGTCAGGCGGACCATGTTCGCCATCTCCCGGAGGTTCTGGTGGCCGTCTATGGAGCCGGAGGTTCGGGAGTACGTCGAAGCCTGCTCGGTCTGCGCCCGCAATAAGTCCTCCACTGGATCACGCATGGGTCTGCTGCAACCACTTCCCATCCCCTCCCGCCCATGGTCAGAAATATCCCTGGATTTCGTCACGGGGCTCCCGGTCTCTCAAG TCACCAGGTcatatttattgtgtatttttgttggcTCTCTATCTGTCCTTATAATGTGTGGAAATCTTCTTGTAATAATCTCCATCATTTACTTCAAACAGCTCCACACTCCTACAAACTACctcatcctctctctggctgtggcTGACCTGCTTGTTGGGATTGTAGTTATGCCTTTCAGCATAATACTGACTGTAACTTCATGTTGGTATCTTGAAGATTTACTCT ACAGATATTACGCAGTGTGTCAGCCTCTGAGCTATAGAACTAAAATGAATGTCGGTGTTATTGTTGTCATGATCCTGTTGAGCTGGACTGTTTCTGCACTACTTGGAATTGGCATCACATTACAGGGATTGAATGAAGGGCAATCAAATCGGtgtgttttatttcaacatACAAGTTCAGTAATCAAGGgaactttttttgctttttatctcCCAGCTATCATAATGTTCTCCATCTATCTAAAGATTTTCATTGTGGCACAGAGACAGGCACGCAGCATCCAGAACACAACCTGTCAGAGAAAAAGTAAGAGGGAAAGAAAGGCCACCAAAACTCTGGCTGTTGTTATTGGAGTATTCCTCATCTGTTGGACTCCTTTCATCCTTTGTATCACTTTTTACCCTTTGAGTAATTACACAATACCAGTTCCTTtgattgaaacatttaaatggcTTGGATGGTCCAACTCAATGCTCAACCCATTTGTCTATGGTTTCTTTTACAGCTGGTTTCGATCATCTTTGAGAATAAtcatttctgggaaaatatttcAAGGTGATTTTACTAATTCTAAGCTCTTTTGA